In Ruminiclostridium papyrosolvens DSM 2782, the following proteins share a genomic window:
- a CDS encoding KAP family P-loop NTPase fold protein, with product MKKEAQKIYSVNYILFIKTFLLGVILTESIYMLKIIAGTLINNISDLWLWMISITYFFGFTYCLFPKIKERVSFIFKSLTLNECKLSERTSALFITYRIDLLFPLLMGVIVTCVFDFFGLYNTKKWLIFLSWRQLFIIILLPFVFWLSGFLRKSLLQNFDDKATSFFMSDKEINNKNDDKFMFNDKAESFAESIYNHGLPDSLVFGIDAPWGTGKSSFINLCKEYWKGKYISQIIVYNFEPLRYENREDLLRIFIDGLVKEIKKQVFVPELGSLLSKYAKMLKNTKPSFSYSGLRFDLSIENESIDDVFKKLEEALLHIDKKVIIIIDDLDRLDFLEIQEILFVVKKSFMLPNISYVLCYDTENIAARGRKNFNTEKISEFLEKFVNMKISLYLDKKLLLKDFIENKDSSLAENLSANNELVSKAVEGLRNIFESKDFHLYISFIGDARKLKRLVNTIVLLGIEQTDFQNCDFDKQDIIHLILIYINYPNVFRKIYNTETQGRKGFFSVVSKNEDGYPKSKNSDKDGKNSYENSTYYTEYIKTLSKRQKFLIDKVFSVNQKFIDSSTGKPLNRETITQEMITSYACFNGTILNDRDRNLERYLNLIVNQSNPIKTEQYRFYVNLKDDILSVKTIKDVLNSKEFSFLENEERHERLWRTLVNSLHAQFTPEKAKEVINYAVLNLHKHSLLKIEKINIGFRSTLVFFIVKLLDKVGWNDIEGEFLNNDNKNIHGIAEWIFGEGEHISEGIINALSKEERGVMGLYDLLKFRLYCCAERGSDLFNLERSLYIHGNPQAIPSSDFSIKGDISTRLIGEMREISQKIFRIFKVRFIDKKINIFDEVDKLSIENVCGKYSEFVKLKGNLGEIIDLDNRLLILKNNMKIFILYQLGNSMSPDNSLGCGYYDITGYKDNQGIRKTVNDYIFGYCFNPEISESNCKYFIDYLLSNLSRTYTLYGNTNYIPNIDEFTISLDKKELIMYWQKHRSIIKSKISRSENREVHTSNYTVSYANGVDGIYNVLDAFLINSDNV from the coding sequence ATGAAAAAGGAAGCTCAAAAAATATATTCTGTAAACTATATATTATTTATAAAAACATTTCTGTTGGGAGTTATTCTTACTGAATCCATTTATATGTTAAAAATAATAGCAGGAACGCTAATTAATAATATATCGGATTTATGGCTTTGGATGATTTCAATAACCTATTTCTTTGGGTTTACTTATTGCCTTTTTCCAAAAATCAAGGAAAGAGTATCATTTATATTTAAAAGCCTTACACTTAACGAGTGCAAATTAAGTGAGAGAACATCAGCTTTATTTATAACTTATAGAATCGATTTGTTATTTCCGTTACTTATGGGAGTGATAGTCACTTGCGTATTTGATTTCTTTGGTTTGTATAATACTAAGAAGTGGTTGATTTTTTTATCTTGGCGGCAGCTGTTTATTATTATTTTACTGCCATTTGTTTTCTGGCTTTCTGGATTTTTGAGAAAATCACTTTTACAGAATTTTGATGATAAAGCAACGTCATTTTTCATGAGTGATAAGGAAATTAATAATAAAAATGATGATAAATTTATGTTTAATGATAAAGCTGAAAGTTTTGCTGAGAGCATTTATAATCACGGATTGCCGGACAGTTTAGTATTTGGAATTGATGCACCGTGGGGGACAGGTAAATCAAGTTTTATCAATCTTTGCAAGGAGTATTGGAAAGGGAAATATATCAGCCAAATAATAGTATATAATTTTGAACCGTTAAGATATGAAAATAGAGAGGATTTATTAAGGATTTTTATTGATGGCTTAGTTAAAGAAATTAAAAAACAGGTTTTTGTGCCTGAACTTGGGTCACTTCTTTCGAAATATGCCAAAATGTTAAAGAATACTAAACCGTCGTTTTCATACTCAGGATTGCGGTTTGATTTATCTATTGAGAATGAGTCAATAGATGATGTTTTTAAGAAGTTGGAAGAAGCATTGTTGCATATAGATAAAAAAGTTATCATTATTATTGATGATTTAGACCGATTGGATTTTTTAGAGATTCAAGAAATACTTTTTGTAGTGAAAAAATCTTTTATGCTACCGAATATTTCATATGTGCTTTGCTATGATACAGAAAATATTGCAGCTCGTGGACGAAAGAATTTTAACACTGAAAAGATTTCGGAATTTTTAGAAAAATTTGTTAACATGAAAATCAGCCTATATTTAGACAAAAAGTTATTGCTTAAAGATTTTATAGAAAACAAGGATTCGTCTTTAGCCGAAAACTTATCTGCAAATAATGAACTTGTATCAAAAGCAGTAGAAGGGCTAAGAAATATTTTTGAATCAAAGGATTTTCATCTATACATATCATTTATCGGCGATGCCAGAAAGTTGAAGAGGCTTGTTAATACAATTGTATTACTTGGGATTGAACAAACGGATTTCCAAAATTGTGATTTTGATAAGCAGGATATTATACATTTAATATTGATTTACATAAACTACCCTAACGTTTTTAGAAAAATATATAACACAGAAACTCAGGGCAGAAAAGGATTCTTCTCGGTTGTTTCAAAGAATGAAGATGGGTATCCAAAAAGCAAAAATTCAGATAAAGATGGTAAAAACTCGTATGAGAATTCCACTTACTACACGGAGTACATCAAAACCCTTTCTAAAAGGCAAAAATTTCTTATAGATAAAGTGTTTAGCGTAAATCAAAAATTTATAGATTCTTCGACAGGTAAACCCTTGAATAGAGAAACAATAACGCAGGAAATGATTACATCATATGCTTGCTTTAATGGTACGATATTGAATGACAGGGATAGAAATTTAGAAAGATATTTAAATCTTATTGTTAATCAGTCAAATCCTATAAAAACAGAGCAATATAGGTTCTATGTTAACTTAAAAGATGATATTCTGTCTGTAAAAACAATAAAAGATGTGCTTAACAGTAAAGAATTTTCTTTTTTAGAAAATGAAGAACGCCATGAGAGACTTTGGAGGACATTGGTAAATTCTTTACATGCACAATTTACACCTGAAAAAGCCAAAGAGGTAATAAATTATGCGGTACTTAATTTACATAAACATTCACTTCTTAAAATTGAAAAAATTAACATTGGTTTTAGAAGTACTTTGGTATTTTTTATTGTAAAATTGCTTGATAAAGTTGGTTGGAACGATATTGAAGGAGAGTTTTTAAATAATGACAATAAAAATATCCATGGAATTGCAGAGTGGATATTTGGTGAAGGTGAGCATATAAGTGAAGGGATTATAAATGCTTTAAGTAAAGAAGAACGAGGCGTCATGGGATTATATGATTTACTGAAATTCCGTTTATATTGTTGTGCAGAAAGAGGTAGTGATTTGTTTAATTTAGAGAGGTCACTTTATATACACGGAAATCCTCAAGCTATTCCATCAAGTGATTTTAGTATTAAAGGTGATATTAGTACCCGATTAATTGGAGAAATGCGTGAGATTTCTCAAAAGATTTTTCGGATATTTAAAGTTCGCTTTATAGACAAAAAAATAAATATCTTTGATGAGGTTGATAAGCTCTCTATTGAAAATGTTTGCGGAAAATATTCAGAGTTTGTTAAGTTAAAGGGTAATTTAGGTGAAATTATTGATTTGGACAATAGACTGCTTATCTTAAAGAATAATATGAAAATATTTATATTATACCAGTTAGGAAATAGTATGTCTCCAGATAATAGTCTTGGGTGCGGTTATTATGACATAACAGGGTACAAAGATAATCAAGGGATACGGAAGACAGTCAATGATTACATTTTTGGCTATTGCTTTAATCCAGAAATAAGTGAAAGTAATTGCAAGTATTTTATAGATTATTTATTATCTAATTTGTCACGGACATATACACTTTATGGTAATACAAATTATATACCAAATATAGATGAATTTACTATATCTTTGGATAAGAAAGAACTAATTATGTACTGGCAGAAGCATAGGAGTATAATAAAATCAAAAATTTCTAGAAGTGAGAATAGAGAAGTTCATACAAGTAATTATACTGTATCTTATGCAAATGGTGTTGATGGAATTTATAATGTACTTGATGCTTTTTTAATAAATAGTGATAACGTATAA
- a CDS encoding family 43 glycosylhydrolase: MIKLRILSCLLIASILTGLFSFMPANKANADTGLMLWYRFNEGTGLKVADSSGNGRDGILNGNCSWIAAQNGMGAVALDGSSGYIKLPNGLLSGLSETTVSARVFVDSSNVTPSWVFNFGTTTDSKSDANAHYFGLLLESGAYRVMLAKAHWTDEQNTKVNSAFSTGVWRYVSYTQKGTLGTLYVDGVKVAENANIAYNPKDIEATVANFIGRAPYTADNYFKGKVADFRLYSRALSSTEIAELNNTGAADIVAMDKAALSLGDLSQVTSKISLPTSGVNGSSITWISSDTSLISSTGEVTRPVYPDMDKQATLTATITRGNESDTKTFLVTVKALTQGQNQTIENAKKQLLIRNADDIRGNITLPSAIVTDGVTVKITWSTDKPSIVNVNEVVNSGYDNTPAGVVTRPDKDTQVTLTAHLTNGTASGTADLTVTVKAKPKAISESDYNGYFFTYFNGTARSDAEQIYFASSKDGLHWDELNKDNPVLTSTVGDKGVRDPYILRSPEGDKFYMVATDLRIANGKGWDAAGTYGSKSVVTWESNDLVNWSKERLVKVARDDAGCTWAPEIVFDEKTGEYVMFWASRIGADNFSKFRIYVAKTRDFYTFTEPKLYIERSNDVIDATIIKQKNMFYRFSKDEVNKNILIDKCDQLLNKSFVSLPSTSVESQKGVEGPAIFKFNGQNKWCLLLDYYGGGGYYPMVSTDITSGVFTKLSTSEYKLPTGPRHGTVMQITQAEYNAVMAKWGGYAPVEEPKTTPVLEYKFDEAKTGNTIADTSGNNRTGTLNGNSTYVKDSEKNSQVLYLDGTTGTFAAFPQGFFDGKNTVTISMDIKPVTVSGNFFTFTVGKDSNKYMFLRTRDAESRNAITINSYSNEQEVKATTVSTANKWMNIKLVITPTSMAIYKDGLMLGRNNNVSISMSDLGTSLLAYLGKSFYSTDNYFKGYFDNVKVYNRALNETEIADEFGIANKPIKIVSAQDVTVTKKAGQTPELPSKVKVNYSNGTTGNTKVLWDDISQIQYSTDGTATIEGTVYENEYDNPLILNRADPCIYKHTDGNYYFTASYTDGSNGHNNIGMYQYDRIVLRKAATIQGLETATEKVIYTKAPLGGNKSPHVWAPEIHFIKGNWYIYYTTTISNTDVWQIRPHVLMCPGNLDPTVKENWQDKGLVKKTNSSDMAFSGFSLDETVFEHNGNMYMVWAQNDPNSNLYIARMKDPYTIDTNAVKIASAQYDWEIHAYKVNEGPSVIKRNGKIFISYSASGTDALYCLGLLTASDTSDLLNPDSWVKTPHPVMTFNTEAGQYGPGHNTFTVSEDGSEDILVYHARQEEKYISGSYEPLYDAGRHTRVQKLFWNSDGTPNFGTPMADGKVLSTVKVKAKIMENNIIKGASATGYSIIGTKCDASNKKATIYISKSNSTVKDISSVPLTYELASGCTIDGINGQTVNLTQPIYVKIKMPDGSVQVWTVEGVLCNNPVLGGQFADPDIHVFGDKFYIYPTTDGFSGWSGTQFHAFSSLDMVNWKDEGVILDAGVGKEVPWAVGSAWAPTIEEKNGKYYFYFCAKRSDGKSCIGVATSNSPTGPFVAEKSPLITPENLENSVTVSQTIDPSVFTDDDGTSYLLFGNGSPAIVQLNNDMISLKAGSMSKLSGATDFRESITVIKRNGLYHFTWSCDDTGSENYHINYGTSSSLYGPIQYQYTVLSKNPDMNILGTGHQSIIKLPNKDEYYMAYHRFVTPLNQYTSGLGYHRETCIDKVEFDTKSGLMKVIIPTVEGVAETPIDTEIVGDYNGDKTINAIDFAFLKQYLMGKIESFPVQDKMFVGDLNMDGEINAIDLAILKGYLLGKFDKLPYIN; this comes from the coding sequence ATGATTAAATTGCGTATTTTGTCGTGTCTGCTAATTGCTTCGATTCTTACAGGACTATTTTCATTTATGCCTGCAAATAAAGCAAATGCCGATACCGGCTTAATGCTTTGGTACAGGTTTAACGAAGGAACAGGATTAAAAGTTGCCGATTCCTCAGGTAATGGCAGAGATGGTATTTTGAATGGCAACTGCAGTTGGATAGCTGCTCAGAATGGAATGGGTGCGGTAGCATTGGATGGAAGTTCAGGGTATATAAAGCTGCCGAATGGCCTGTTATCAGGGCTCTCAGAAACTACCGTAAGTGCCAGAGTGTTTGTGGATTCGTCAAATGTTACCCCGTCCTGGGTATTTAATTTCGGTACAACTACAGATTCAAAAAGTGATGCCAATGCACATTATTTCGGCCTCCTGCTGGAATCAGGAGCATACAGAGTTATGCTTGCAAAAGCACACTGGACGGATGAACAAAATACCAAGGTAAACTCGGCCTTCAGCACCGGGGTGTGGAGGTATGTTTCATATACTCAAAAGGGGACTTTAGGTACACTTTATGTAGATGGGGTAAAGGTCGCAGAGAACGCAAACATAGCATATAATCCCAAAGATATTGAAGCAACGGTAGCGAATTTTATTGGAAGAGCTCCATACACTGCTGATAATTACTTTAAAGGCAAGGTTGCAGATTTCCGGCTTTACAGCAGGGCATTAAGCAGCACAGAGATAGCAGAATTAAACAACACAGGGGCAGCAGATATTGTTGCAATGGACAAAGCGGCTCTATCCCTTGGAGATTTGAGTCAGGTAACCTCAAAAATCAGCTTGCCGACATCAGGTGTAAACGGCAGTTCAATTACGTGGATATCATCTGACACAAGTCTGATTTCCTCAACCGGGGAGGTTACACGCCCTGTTTACCCTGATATGGATAAACAGGCAACACTTACCGCAACAATCACAAGAGGAAATGAAAGTGATACTAAAACATTTCTAGTCACGGTTAAAGCATTGACACAAGGGCAGAATCAGACAATTGAGAATGCCAAAAAGCAGCTTCTTATTCGTAATGCAGATGATATACGCGGAAATATTACTTTGCCGTCAGCAATTGTTACTGATGGAGTAACGGTTAAAATAACGTGGTCAACGGATAAACCTTCCATTGTCAATGTGAATGAAGTAGTTAATTCGGGCTATGACAATACACCGGCAGGTGTCGTCACAAGACCTGATAAAGACACTCAGGTAACCTTAACAGCACATCTAACTAATGGAACGGCATCCGGTACAGCAGATTTGACTGTTACTGTAAAGGCAAAACCAAAAGCTATAAGTGAATCAGATTATAATGGATATTTCTTTACATATTTTAATGGCACCGCCAGATCTGATGCAGAGCAGATATACTTTGCCTCAAGTAAAGATGGACTTCATTGGGATGAGCTAAATAAGGACAATCCGGTACTGACTTCAACTGTTGGAGATAAAGGTGTACGTGACCCGTATATCTTAAGGTCACCTGAAGGTGATAAATTCTATATGGTAGCAACAGACCTAAGAATAGCAAATGGTAAAGGCTGGGATGCAGCCGGAACATATGGAAGTAAATCGGTTGTTACTTGGGAATCCAATGATTTGGTAAATTGGTCTAAAGAAAGGCTGGTTAAGGTTGCAAGAGATGATGCAGGCTGTACTTGGGCTCCTGAAATAGTATTTGATGAAAAGACAGGAGAATATGTGATGTTCTGGGCATCACGAATAGGAGCAGATAACTTTAGCAAGTTTAGAATATACGTAGCAAAGACAAGAGACTTTTATACCTTTACCGAACCAAAGTTGTATATTGAAAGAAGTAATGATGTAATAGATGCAACCATCATCAAACAAAAAAACATGTTTTACAGGTTTTCAAAAGATGAAGTTAATAAGAACATCCTTATAGATAAATGTGATCAGTTACTGAATAAGAGTTTCGTATCTTTACCATCAACTAGTGTTGAAAGCCAGAAAGGTGTTGAAGGGCCGGCAATCTTCAAGTTTAACGGTCAAAACAAATGGTGTCTCCTATTAGACTATTACGGCGGAGGCGGTTACTATCCGATGGTATCCACAGACATTACTTCCGGCGTGTTTACGAAACTAAGTACTTCTGAGTATAAGTTGCCAACTGGGCCACGTCATGGAACAGTAATGCAGATAACACAGGCTGAATACAACGCTGTCATGGCTAAATGGGGAGGCTATGCACCTGTTGAAGAACCCAAGACAACTCCTGTACTTGAATATAAATTTGACGAAGCAAAGACAGGCAATACAATCGCTGATACATCAGGAAATAACCGTACTGGTACCTTAAATGGAAATTCAACTTATGTAAAAGACTCTGAAAAGAATTCTCAGGTGTTATATCTGGATGGAACAACCGGCACCTTTGCGGCATTCCCGCAGGGTTTCTTTGATGGCAAGAATACAGTAACTATTTCTATGGATATTAAGCCTGTGACAGTGTCCGGGAATTTTTTTACTTTCACTGTAGGGAAGGATTCAAATAAATACATGTTTTTAAGAACACGGGATGCTGAAAGCAGAAATGCCATTACAATAAATTCCTACTCAAATGAGCAGGAGGTTAAGGCAACTACTGTATCCACAGCAAACAAGTGGATGAATATTAAGTTGGTAATAACACCTACGAGTATGGCTATTTATAAGGATGGCTTAATGCTTGGCAGAAATAATAATGTGTCCATATCAATGTCCGATTTGGGCACAAGCCTGCTGGCTTATTTGGGAAAATCCTTCTACTCTACGGATAATTACTTTAAAGGCTATTTTGACAATGTAAAAGTGTACAATCGTGCGCTTAATGAAACAGAAATTGCAGATGAATTCGGCATCGCCAACAAGCCGATAAAAATAGTAAGTGCACAAGATGTGACGGTTACCAAAAAGGCAGGTCAGACACCTGAATTACCTTCAAAGGTGAAAGTCAATTACAGCAATGGCACAACAGGAAATACGAAAGTGTTATGGGACGATATCAGTCAGATTCAATATTCAACTGATGGAACAGCTACAATCGAAGGAACAGTATATGAGAACGAATACGACAACCCTTTAATATTGAACAGAGCAGATCCATGCATTTATAAACATACTGACGGCAATTACTACTTTACTGCTTCATATACGGATGGTTCAAACGGACACAACAATATAGGTATGTATCAGTACGACAGAATCGTACTTAGAAAGGCAGCAACAATTCAGGGTCTTGAAACTGCCACCGAAAAGGTAATCTACACAAAGGCTCCTCTGGGTGGAAACAAAAGCCCCCATGTTTGGGCACCTGAAATACATTTTATTAAAGGAAACTGGTATATTTACTATACAACTACCATATCCAACACCGACGTTTGGCAAATACGCCCCCATGTATTAATGTGTCCGGGAAATCTTGATCCAACTGTAAAGGAAAACTGGCAGGACAAGGGACTTGTTAAAAAGACTAATTCTTCGGATATGGCTTTTAGCGGTTTTTCTCTGGACGAAACTGTATTTGAGCATAATGGAAATATGTATATGGTTTGGGCACAGAATGACCCTAATTCAAACTTGTATATTGCAAGAATGAAAGATCCGTATACAATTGACACTAATGCAGTCAAGATAGCTTCTGCTCAATACGACTGGGAAATTCATGCCTACAAGGTAAATGAAGGACCAAGCGTTATAAAAAGAAACGGTAAAATATTTATTTCATATTCTGCAAGCGGTACTGATGCTCTGTATTGTCTGGGACTTCTTACAGCCTCGGATACAAGCGATTTGTTGAATCCTGATTCATGGGTGAAAACACCTCATCCGGTGATGACTTTCAATACAGAAGCCGGACAGTATGGCCCGGGACACAATACCTTTACGGTGTCCGAGGATGGTAGTGAAGATATCCTTGTATACCATGCCCGCCAGGAAGAAAAGTACATTAGCGGCAGCTATGAACCTCTGTATGATGCAGGAAGACATACACGGGTTCAGAAATTGTTCTGGAACAGTGACGGTACTCCAAACTTCGGAACACCGATGGCTGACGGAAAAGTACTGTCAACGGTGAAGGTTAAAGCAAAAATTATGGAGAATAATATTATTAAAGGAGCATCTGCAACAGGCTACAGTATTATAGGCACTAAATGTGATGCTTCAAATAAAAAGGCCACCATATATATCAGTAAAAGCAACAGTACTGTAAAGGACATTTCGTCAGTGCCTTTGACATATGAGCTGGCAAGCGGTTGTACAATAGATGGAATAAACGGGCAAACGGTGAACTTGACACAGCCAATTTATGTTAAAATCAAAATGCCGGATGGGAGCGTTCAGGTATGGACAGTAGAAGGCGTACTCTGCAATAATCCTGTTTTAGGAGGACAATTTGCTGACCCGGACATTCATGTTTTTGGCGATAAATTCTATATCTATCCCACCACAGACGGATTTTCAGGATGGAGCGGAACGCAGTTCCATGCTTTTTCATCATTAGACATGGTTAACTGGAAAGATGAAGGCGTTATTCTTGATGCAGGAGTGGGGAAGGAAGTTCCTTGGGCGGTAGGAAGTGCTTGGGCACCAACCATTGAAGAAAAGAACGGAAAATACTATTTCTACTTCTGTGCAAAGCGTTCAGACGGTAAATCCTGTATTGGGGTTGCTACCTCTAACAGTCCAACAGGGCCATTTGTAGCAGAGAAATCGCCCTTAATCACACCTGAGAATCTGGAAAACAGTGTAACAGTAAGTCAGACTATAGACCCGTCAGTCTTTACTGATGACGATGGAACTTCCTATCTGCTTTTTGGCAATGGTTCACCTGCCATAGTTCAGCTAAATAATGATATGATAAGCCTTAAAGCGGGGTCCATGAGTAAGCTGAGTGGTGCTACTGATTTCAGAGAGTCAATTACAGTGATAAAGAGAAACGGTCTCTATCATTTCACATGGTCATGTGACGATACAGGGAGTGAAAATTATCATATAAACTACGGTACTTCAAGCAGCCTGTATGGGCCTATCCAATATCAGTATACGGTTTTATCAAAGAATCCTGACATGAATATTCTTGGAACCGGACATCAATCAATTATAAAGCTTCCCAACAAGGATGAGTACTATATGGCTTACCACAGATTTGTAACACCACTGAATCAATATACCAGCGGACTTGGGTATCACAGGGAAACCTGTATTGATAAGGTAGAGTTTGATACAAAAAGCGGATTAATGAAGGTAATCATTCCAACAGTAGAAGGGGTTGCGGAAACACCAATTGACACAGAAATAGTGGGTGATTATAACGGTGACAAAACAATAAACGCAATTGATTTTGCATTCTTAAAACAATACCTGATGGGTAAGATTGAGAGTTTTCCGGTACAGGACAAAATGTTTGTCGGAGATTTAAATATGGATGGTGAAATAAATGCTATTGATTTAGCAATACTGAAAGGGTATTTGCTTGGGAAGTTTGATAAATTACCGTATATTAATTAG
- a CDS encoding C-GCAxxG-C-C family protein: MNKVECSEQCFLSGFNCAQAVFSTYSGELGLDPVLALRIAGSFGGGMGLIGETCGAVTGAIMLIGLKYGKVRVDDTAAKEKTYALVQEYKRQFVELNGSVRCKELLGYDISIPEEMSTAGEKNLFKTLCPKLVKDSAEIVEKLLELK, from the coding sequence ATGAATAAAGTTGAATGTTCAGAGCAATGTTTTTTAAGCGGGTTTAATTGTGCGCAAGCGGTTTTTTCTACATACTCAGGAGAATTAGGGTTAGACCCTGTATTAGCTTTGAGAATTGCCGGCAGCTTCGGTGGAGGTATGGGGCTTATTGGTGAGACCTGTGGTGCGGTGACAGGTGCTATAATGTTAATCGGTTTAAAATATGGAAAAGTACGAGTAGATGATACAGCTGCGAAGGAAAAAACCTATGCACTTGTTCAGGAATACAAAAGACAATTTGTAGAATTAAATGGTTCAGTCAGATGTAAAGAATTATTAGGTTATGATATTAGTATCCCGGAAGAAATGAGCACAGCTGGCGAAAAGAATCTTTTTAAAACCCTTTGCCCCAAATTGGTTAAAGATTCAGCTGAAATAGTTGAAAAATTACTGGAACTGAAATAG
- a CDS encoding MarR family winged helix-turn-helix transcriptional regulator: MTNITDDSKKLRELIRILERKLGVLEENQTSCCSVTLGQCHALVEIGRSGSISLNELAELLNLENSTMSRTVNNLVKAELAKRDIDPKDRRYVTISLTDSGAKLFTEIEESKNSYFGKIYNSIPHNKRVQVLESLGVLLEAIDKRDCC; this comes from the coding sequence ATGACTAACATTACCGATGATTCAAAGAAATTAAGAGAACTGATTAGAATACTTGAGAGAAAACTAGGTGTATTAGAGGAAAACCAAACTTCATGCTGTAGTGTAACTTTAGGCCAGTGTCATGCTTTAGTTGAAATAGGTCGTTCAGGCAGTATTTCCTTAAATGAGTTGGCAGAATTATTAAATCTTGAAAACAGTACCATGAGCAGAACAGTGAATAACTTGGTTAAGGCAGAACTGGCAAAAAGAGATATAGACCCGAAAGACAGAAGGTATGTAACTATTTCACTGACAGATAGTGGAGCTAAACTGTTTACAGAAATCGAAGAAAGCAAGAATTCATATTTTGGTAAGATATACAATTCAATTCCCCATAATAAAAGAGTTCAGGTATTGGAAAGTTTGGGAGTTCTGTTGGAAGCGATTGATAAAAGAGACTGTTGTTAG
- the gshAB gene encoding bifunctional glutamate--cysteine ligase GshA/glutathione synthetase GshB: MLKGYEALELSTQMIIKEAMQRDIEVEVLDWDDNFIRLKKAGKIEYLKQATRTSIDSYISPLIMENKEVTKQILRENEICVPDGVTIKHGDDYKAKILRFRGKDIVIKPKSTNFGQGVVILKNPYSENDVETALEQAFKYDSSVLIEEFISGKEYRFLVIGEEVAAILHRVPANVTGDGKHSIAELVKEKNKDPLRGKGYVTPLEKIELGFIEKEYLAFQSKNFDSVPEKDEIVYLRENSNISTGGDSIDFTDDIINEYKTIAVKAAKAVGAKICGADIIIMDIKASPAKDKYSIIELNFNPALHIHDFPYKGKNRLVEKKVIELLGF; this comes from the coding sequence ATGTTGAAGGGTTATGAAGCTTTGGAATTATCTACTCAAATGATTATAAAAGAGGCAATGCAAAGGGATATTGAGGTGGAAGTTTTAGATTGGGATGATAATTTTATCAGATTAAAAAAAGCAGGGAAAATTGAATACTTAAAGCAGGCAACACGTACTTCAATTGATTCGTATATTTCTCCGTTAATTATGGAAAACAAAGAGGTTACGAAGCAAATATTAAGAGAAAACGAGATTTGTGTACCTGACGGGGTAACAATTAAACACGGTGATGATTATAAAGCAAAGATTTTACGTTTCCGTGGAAAAGATATAGTTATTAAGCCTAAATCAACAAACTTTGGTCAAGGAGTAGTAATTCTAAAGAATCCTTATTCAGAGAACGATGTTGAAACTGCTTTAGAGCAGGCATTTAAATATGACAGTTCTGTTTTAATCGAAGAATTTATATCAGGAAAAGAATATAGGTTTTTAGTAATTGGTGAAGAAGTTGCAGCAATTCTTCACAGAGTACCTGCAAATGTTACTGGAGATGGTAAACACTCAATTGCAGAACTGGTTAAGGAAAAGAACAAGGATCCATTAAGGGGAAAAGGATATGTAACACCCCTTGAAAAGATAGAATTAGGGTTTATTGAAAAGGAATACCTGGCTTTTCAGAGTAAAAATTTTGATTCTGTACCTGAAAAAGATGAAATAGTTTATCTTCGTGAAAATTCAAATATCAGTACCGGAGGAGACAGTATTGATTTTACAGATGATATTATCAATGAGTACAAAACTATTGCTGTAAAGGCTGCAAAAGCTGTGGGAGCAAAAATATGCGGAGCAGATATTATCATCATGGATATTAAAGCAAGTCCAGCCAAAGATAAATACAGCATCATCGAGTTAAACTTCAATCCGGCACTTCATATACATGATTTCCCCTACAAAGGTAAGAACAGACTTGTTGAAAAAAAGGTTATTGAGCTTTTAGGATTTTAA